In Dyadobacter subterraneus, a single genomic region encodes these proteins:
- a CDS encoding TldD/PmbA family protein — MGILSQQEAKKIIDKVLSFSKADEMSVSLSGENVGNIRYARNAVSTSGDSRNVSLAVTAVFGKKTGTATINEFDEESIKKTVARAEELAKLAPENPEYVSMLGPQKYPETKSYADSTANIDPDKRAQIALDSIDLCRKKSVIAAGYLEDSAGFKAIGNSKGLFGYYKTTSVDYSITVRTEDAKGSGYVVRDFNDVSKLNSASLTQTALQKAMASTAAQAIEPGRYTVILEPTAAAELMRNMMSNMDARSADEGRSFLSKKGGGNRLGEKLFDERITIYSDPMDADIPGAPFVIGDNTVDGRAQEKVVWVEKGVVKNMFYSRFWAEKKGEKAIAAPSGFIFEGGAESIADLIKSTQKGILVTRFWYIRDVDRQTLLYTGLTRDGTFYIEDGKIKFPVKNFRFNESPIVMLNNIEAMGKPMRSGGNMIPPMKIRDFTFTSLSDAV; from the coding sequence ATGGGCATATTATCACAGCAGGAAGCGAAGAAAATTATTGATAAGGTTTTGTCTTTTTCAAAGGCGGATGAAATGAGCGTCAGCCTGAGCGGAGAAAATGTTGGAAATATCCGTTATGCCAGAAATGCGGTTAGTACCAGTGGTGATTCAAGGAATGTTTCTCTTGCGGTAACTGCCGTTTTTGGAAAAAAAACCGGTACGGCAACGATCAATGAATTTGACGAAGAATCCATAAAAAAAACGGTTGCCAGAGCGGAAGAACTTGCGAAACTTGCTCCTGAAAATCCGGAATATGTAAGTATGCTTGGTCCTCAAAAATATCCTGAAACCAAGTCATATGCAGATAGTACCGCTAACATTGACCCGGATAAAAGAGCGCAAATTGCGCTGGATAGCATTGATCTGTGCCGAAAAAAATCAGTTATAGCCGCCGGTTATCTGGAAGATTCTGCCGGATTTAAAGCGATTGGAAATAGTAAAGGGCTCTTTGGTTATTACAAAACGACATCCGTAGATTATTCCATTACCGTTCGCACGGAAGATGCAAAGGGTTCGGGTTATGTAGTGCGCGATTTTAATGATGTTTCCAAACTAAACAGCGCATCACTTACGCAAACGGCCCTTCAAAAGGCAATGGCGTCAACGGCTGCACAGGCGATTGAGCCGGGAAGGTACACTGTCATTCTGGAACCTACGGCAGCGGCAGAGCTGATGCGTAACATGATGTCAAATATGGATGCCAGAAGTGCGGATGAGGGAAGAAGTTTTCTGTCTAAAAAGGGTGGGGGAAATCGTTTGGGAGAAAAATTATTTGATGAAAGAATAACGATTTATTCTGACCCGATGGATGCGGATATTCCTGGTGCACCATTTGTGATTGGAGATAATACTGTTGATGGCCGGGCTCAGGAAAAGGTGGTCTGGGTTGAAAAAGGTGTTGTTAAAAATATGTTTTATTCACGTTTCTGGGCCGAGAAAAAAGGTGAAAAAGCGATTGCAGCCCCATCTGGATTTATCTTTGAAGGAGGGGCAGAATCGATTGCCGATTTGATAAAAAGTACACAAAAAGGGATTTTGGTAACCCGTTTCTGGTATATCCGCGACGTGGATCGCCAGACACTTCTTTATACAGGACTGACACGGGATGGTACTTTTTATATTGAGGATGGAAAGATCAAGTTTCCTGTCAAAAATTTCCGCTTTAATGAGAGCCCGATTGTGATGCTCAATAACATTGAAGCGATGGGAAAACCGATGCGTTCGGGCGGTAATATGATTCCGCCTATGAAAATTCGTGATTTCACTTTTACAAGCTTGTCGGATGCTGTCTGA